A genomic window from Carassius auratus strain Wakin chromosome 45, ASM336829v1, whole genome shotgun sequence includes:
- the LOC113063206 gene encoding disintegrin and metalloproteinase domain-containing protein 17-like isoform X2: MESAGDDRLLVYRSEDIRNVSRLAAPKVCGYISADASEILPESVRAARALYEDEEEEDAHLRERRQTHDHSKNTCPLLLVADYRFFKYMGRNEESTTLNYLIELIDRVDDIYRNTTWDNEFKGYGVQIQQIIINKTPTEVEPGGAHFNMEGTPVKSKNVWDVKKLLEQFSIDIADNASEVCLAHLFTYQDFDEGTLGLAYVAPSKPGFPGGLCSEKCPPSGNDNRDIYLNTGLTSTQNYGKTILTKEADLVTTHELGHNFGAIHDPDDMPHCAPREDQGGRYVMYPIAVSGDHSNNKLFSTCSKNAIAKTLKAKASTCFSKRTSNVCGNSRVEEGEECDPGLLHLNSDRCCTSNCKLQPNVQCSDRNSACCKDCMFEKQGKMCQEPMNATCKGSSYCTGHSNECPPPENLPDETICVDNGRCLNGECIPFCEAVKNLKSCACNETVNSCKVCCRDKNAVCAPYVNDKGNHLYLRKGKPCTVGFCDGVGKCNKQVQDVIERLWDFIDKLDINTFGKFLADNIVGSVVVFSLLFWIPLSILVHCVDKKLDQQYQLNTKSLFYPSNAELLSSLESASVRIFKPPTSSGSSAVPRFQTSGPLQTSTPPVSVSQVAPPPAPTPNPLPTIEPQRMATIQEDPSYDSHLDEQALGEDFPTSGSASRSFDDLTENRENAMSFRVKRHGRSNSKETEC; the protein is encoded by the exons ATGGAAAGCGCTGGTGACGATCGGCTGCTCGTATATCGCTCTGAAGACATCAGGAACGTGAGCCGGCTGGCGGCTCCAAAAGTGTGCGGCTACATCAGTGCAGATGCCAGCGAGATACTTCCAGAAAGTGTGCGAGCAGCCAGAGCACTAtatgaagatgaagaggaggaggatg CGCACCTGAGAGAGAGAAGGCAGACGCATGACCACAGTAAGAACACCTGCCCTCTGCTGCTTGTGGCCGACTATCGTTTTTTCAAATACATGGGCCGTAATGAGGAGAGCACCACCCTCAACTACCTG ATTGAGCTGATTGATCGTGTGGATGACATCTACCGTAATACAACTTGGGATAACGAGTTTAAAGGTTATGGAGTTCAGATTCAGCAG ATCATAATTAACAAGACACCCACAGAAGTAGAGCCGGGAGGTGCCCACTTCAACATGGAAGGGACTCCTGTGAAGAGCAAAAATGTCTGGGACGTCAAGAAGCTCCTGGAG CAATTTAGCATTGACATTGCAGATAATGCATCCGAGGTGTGCTTAGCTCATCTGTTCACATATCAGGATTTTGATGAAGGCACACTTGGCTTGGCGTACGTGGCTCCTTCCAAACCAGGCTTTCCTGGAGGTCTTTGCTCTGAGA AGTGTCCTCCATCAGGAAATGACAACCGTGATATATACCTCAACACTGGACTAACCAGCACTCAAAATTATGGGAAAACCATTCTTACCAAG GAAGCAGACTTGGTTACGACCCATGAGCTTGGTCACAACTTTGGTGCCATTCATGACCCAGATGACATGCCGCACTGCGCGCCCAGAGAAGACCAGGGGGGCAGATACGTAATGTACCCCATCGCGGTGAGCGGGGACCACTCTAACAATAAA TTGTTTTCAACCTGCAGTAAGAACGCCATAGCAAAGACACTGAAGGCCAAGGCCTCCACCTGCTTCAGTAAGAGGACCAGCAATGTGTGTGGAAACTCACGGGTGGAGGAAGGTGAGGAGTGTGATCCCGGACTGCTCCACCTCAACAGCGACCGCTGCTGCACGTCAAACTGTAAACTGCAGCCCAATGTGCAGTGCAG TGACAGGAACAGTGCATGCTGCAAAGACTGCATGTTTGAGAAGCAGGGCAAGATGTGTCAGGAGCCAATGAATGCCACTTGCAAGGGTAGCTCTTACTGTACAG GACACAGCAATGAGTGCCCTCCTCCAGAGAACCTCCCCGACGAGACCATCTGTGTGGACAATGGCCGGTGTCTGAACGGAGAGTGCATCCCGTTCTGTGAAGCTGTGAAGAACCTGAAGTCGTGTGCATGCAATG AGACAGTCAACTCCTGTAAGGTGTGCTGTAGGGATAAGAATGCTGTCTGTGCTCCTTATGTGAATGACAAGGGTAACCACCTCTATCTGCGGAAAGGCAAACCCTGCACTGTGGGCTTTTGTGATGGAGTG GGCAAATGCAATAAACAAGTCCAGGATGTTATTGAGAGGTTGTGGGATTTCATTGATAAGTTGGACATCAATACTTTTG GGAAGTTTCTGGCTGATAACATTGTTGGCTCAGTGGTGGTCTTTTCACTGCTTTTCTGGATCCCTCTCAGCATTCTGGTCCATTGTGTG GATAAGAAACTTGACCAGCAGTATCAATTGAACACAAAATCACTCTTCTACCCCAGT AATGCAGAGCTCCTGAGCAGTCTAGAATCAGCCTCAGTGCGGATCTTCAAACCACCCACATCCTCAGGCTCCTCAGCAGTGCCACGCTTCCAGACGTCTGGACCTCTGCAGACCAGCACACCCCCTGTCTCCGTCTCTCAGGTGGCTCCACCTCCAGCTCCAACCCCAAATCCTCTCCCTACAATAGAGCCCCAACGCATGGCCACCATCCAAGAAGATCCCAGCTATGATTCCCACCTGGATGAACAAGCCCTGGGAGAAGACTTCCCTACTTCCGGCTCCGCGTCACGCTCCTTTGACGATCTGACAGAGAACCGAGAGAATGCCATGTCCTTCAGAGTAAAGAGACATGGACGGAGTAATAGCAAGGAGACTGAATGTTAA
- the LOC113063206 gene encoding disintegrin and metalloproteinase domain-containing protein 17-like isoform X1, with amino-acid sequence MKRIVFFLASFFLTECSRRHIRDVLDDEYDQLSSLLSDFDVLQLSSLQQHSVRKREVQSQTHAERLLGFTALQRHFKLYLTTNTELFTHDFKAVIVGENGAQEMYEVQRENFFTGHVIGEENSRVQAHIGDNDFTAHILTDEAEYNIEPLWRFMESAGDDRLLVYRSEDIRNVSRLAAPKVCGYISADASEILPESVRAARALYEDEEEEDAHLRERRQTHDHSKNTCPLLLVADYRFFKYMGRNEESTTLNYLIELIDRVDDIYRNTTWDNEFKGYGVQIQQIIINKTPTEVEPGGAHFNMEGTPVKSKNVWDVKKLLEQFSIDIADNASEVCLAHLFTYQDFDEGTLGLAYVAPSKPGFPGGLCSEKCPPSGNDNRDIYLNTGLTSTQNYGKTILTKEADLVTTHELGHNFGAIHDPDDMPHCAPREDQGGRYVMYPIAVSGDHSNNKLFSTCSKNAIAKTLKAKASTCFSKRTSNVCGNSRVEEGEECDPGLLHLNSDRCCTSNCKLQPNVQCSDRNSACCKDCMFEKQGKMCQEPMNATCKGSSYCTGHSNECPPPENLPDETICVDNGRCLNGECIPFCEAVKNLKSCACNETVNSCKVCCRDKNAVCAPYVNDKGNHLYLRKGKPCTVGFCDGVGKCNKQVQDVIERLWDFIDKLDINTFGKFLADNIVGSVVVFSLLFWIPLSILVHCVDKKLDQQYQLNTKSLFYPSNAELLSSLESASVRIFKPPTSSGSSAVPRFQTSGPLQTSTPPVSVSQVAPPPAPTPNPLPTIEPQRMATIQEDPSYDSHLDEQALGEDFPTSGSASRSFDDLTENRENAMSFRVKRHGRSNSKETEC; translated from the exons GACGAATACG ACCAGCTCAGCTCATTGCTGTCAGACTTTGATGTTCTTCAGCTGTCCAGTCTTCAACAGCATTCGGTTCGTAAGAGAGAAGTCCAGTCGCAAACGCATGCAGAAAGACTTCTCGGTTTCACTGCATTGCAGAG GCATTTCAAATTGTACCTGACAACCAACACAGAGCTCTTCACCCATGATTTTAAGGCAGTGATCGTAGGAGAGAACGGCGCTCAAGAGATGTACGAGGTCCAGAGAGAAAACTTCTTCACTGGCCATGTCATTG GAGAGGAGAATTCCAGAGTACAAGCACATATCGGCGACAATGACTTCACTGCTCATATTCTTACTGATGAAGCGGAATACAACATTGAG CCACTGTGGAGGTTTATGGAAAGCGCTGGTGACGATCGGCTGCTCGTATATCGCTCTGAAGACATCAGGAACGTGAGCCGGCTGGCGGCTCCAAAAGTGTGCGGCTACATCAGTGCAGATGCCAGCGAGATACTTCCAGAAAGTGTGCGAGCAGCCAGAGCACTAtatgaagatgaagaggaggaggatg CGCACCTGAGAGAGAGAAGGCAGACGCATGACCACAGTAAGAACACCTGCCCTCTGCTGCTTGTGGCCGACTATCGTTTTTTCAAATACATGGGCCGTAATGAGGAGAGCACCACCCTCAACTACCTG ATTGAGCTGATTGATCGTGTGGATGACATCTACCGTAATACAACTTGGGATAACGAGTTTAAAGGTTATGGAGTTCAGATTCAGCAG ATCATAATTAACAAGACACCCACAGAAGTAGAGCCGGGAGGTGCCCACTTCAACATGGAAGGGACTCCTGTGAAGAGCAAAAATGTCTGGGACGTCAAGAAGCTCCTGGAG CAATTTAGCATTGACATTGCAGATAATGCATCCGAGGTGTGCTTAGCTCATCTGTTCACATATCAGGATTTTGATGAAGGCACACTTGGCTTGGCGTACGTGGCTCCTTCCAAACCAGGCTTTCCTGGAGGTCTTTGCTCTGAGA AGTGTCCTCCATCAGGAAATGACAACCGTGATATATACCTCAACACTGGACTAACCAGCACTCAAAATTATGGGAAAACCATTCTTACCAAG GAAGCAGACTTGGTTACGACCCATGAGCTTGGTCACAACTTTGGTGCCATTCATGACCCAGATGACATGCCGCACTGCGCGCCCAGAGAAGACCAGGGGGGCAGATACGTAATGTACCCCATCGCGGTGAGCGGGGACCACTCTAACAATAAA TTGTTTTCAACCTGCAGTAAGAACGCCATAGCAAAGACACTGAAGGCCAAGGCCTCCACCTGCTTCAGTAAGAGGACCAGCAATGTGTGTGGAAACTCACGGGTGGAGGAAGGTGAGGAGTGTGATCCCGGACTGCTCCACCTCAACAGCGACCGCTGCTGCACGTCAAACTGTAAACTGCAGCCCAATGTGCAGTGCAG TGACAGGAACAGTGCATGCTGCAAAGACTGCATGTTTGAGAAGCAGGGCAAGATGTGTCAGGAGCCAATGAATGCCACTTGCAAGGGTAGCTCTTACTGTACAG GACACAGCAATGAGTGCCCTCCTCCAGAGAACCTCCCCGACGAGACCATCTGTGTGGACAATGGCCGGTGTCTGAACGGAGAGTGCATCCCGTTCTGTGAAGCTGTGAAGAACCTGAAGTCGTGTGCATGCAATG AGACAGTCAACTCCTGTAAGGTGTGCTGTAGGGATAAGAATGCTGTCTGTGCTCCTTATGTGAATGACAAGGGTAACCACCTCTATCTGCGGAAAGGCAAACCCTGCACTGTGGGCTTTTGTGATGGAGTG GGCAAATGCAATAAACAAGTCCAGGATGTTATTGAGAGGTTGTGGGATTTCATTGATAAGTTGGACATCAATACTTTTG GGAAGTTTCTGGCTGATAACATTGTTGGCTCAGTGGTGGTCTTTTCACTGCTTTTCTGGATCCCTCTCAGCATTCTGGTCCATTGTGTG GATAAGAAACTTGACCAGCAGTATCAATTGAACACAAAATCACTCTTCTACCCCAGT AATGCAGAGCTCCTGAGCAGTCTAGAATCAGCCTCAGTGCGGATCTTCAAACCACCCACATCCTCAGGCTCCTCAGCAGTGCCACGCTTCCAGACGTCTGGACCTCTGCAGACCAGCACACCCCCTGTCTCCGTCTCTCAGGTGGCTCCACCTCCAGCTCCAACCCCAAATCCTCTCCCTACAATAGAGCCCCAACGCATGGCCACCATCCAAGAAGATCCCAGCTATGATTCCCACCTGGATGAACAAGCCCTGGGAGAAGACTTCCCTACTTCCGGCTCCGCGTCACGCTCCTTTGACGATCTGACAGAGAACCGAGAGAATGCCATGTCCTTCAGAGTAAAGAGACATGGACGGAGTAATAGCAAGGAGACTGAATGTTAA